From the genome of Neodiprion pinetum isolate iyNeoPine1 chromosome 3, iyNeoPine1.2, whole genome shotgun sequence, one region includes:
- the LOC124215714 gene encoding streptococcal hemagglutinin-like, with protein sequence MCHTLYYENNDGKNNINNNDEDDDNDNDYENVNNDCSSSNNKQQQQQAAATTSSSNNKQQHEQAAETTESDNNQQRQQQVGAATTSSRKKKQKQQQAPATTSKSNNKQHQQQATETGKSNNKQKLQQAAATTSKSDNKQQQKQAKATTSSGNNKQQQQKASSTTSSYSSNNKRQQQQAEATTSSSNNKQKQQQAAATTSQKQQQTAVTTSSSNNKQQQQQAAEAATKSKSNNKQQQQQQVTATTSSSSNKQQQQKAAATTSSCSSDKKQKQQQATQQQQTAATTSSGNNKQRQQQAAEAATKSKSNNKQQQQELAATTSSCSVDKKQKQQQAAATTSSSNNKQRHKQATGTTNNENNKQHSSNNKQPQKKAKATTSTRDNKQKLQQAASTTSNSNNRQKQQQAKATISSSNNKHKRRQAAATTSKSNNKQQQQQAAEAATKSKSNNKQQQRKAAATTNSCSSDKKRKQQQAAATTSAATTSKSNNKQQQQQATAAATNSKSNNKQQQRQAKATTSSSNNKQQQQQAAATTSSGNNKQLRLRRKAEAITSSSSKKQRQKQAAAAATRSKSNNKQQQQQAVAATTTATTSSCSSNKKQEQQRATATTSSSNNKQQQQQQITATITSSNNKQQQQKAVATTSSCSSDKKQEQQQATATTSSSNNKQQQQQAAATTSSSSKKHQRQRAATVATTSSSNNKQQQQQAKATTSSSNNKQQQQKASSTTSSSSNNKQPQKKAQATTSTSDNKRKQQQAASTTSDGNRQKQQQAKATTSSSNHKQKRQQAAATTSKSNNKQQQQQAAAAKSIVDNKQQQQQKAAAKKRKSNNKHQRQQAKANTSSSNNKQQQQQAEATTSKSDNKQQQQQAKETTSSSNNNQKRQQAAATTSKSNNKQQQLQAAAAKSIVDNKQQQQQQAAAKRKKSNNKHQRQQAKGTTSSSNNKQQQQPANQKQQAAATTSSNNNKQLKLRRKAKAITSSSSKKQQQQQAAAVATERKSNNKQQQQQAAATTSSSDNKQKQQQAASTTSDGNRQKQQQAKATTSSSNNKQKRQQAAATTSNSNNKQQQQQAAVTTSSVINKQQEQQTATITSSSNNKQQHEQAAETTKSDNNKQRQQQAAAKKSKSNNKHQRQQAKATTSSIDNKQQQQQAKATSKSNNKQQ encoded by the exons atgtgccatactctatactatgaaaataatgatggtaaaaataatattaataacaacgacgaagacgacgacaacgacaacgactACGAAAACGTCAACAACgactgcagcagcagcaacaacaagcagcagcaacaacaagcagcagcaacgacAAGCAGCAgtaacaacaagcagcagcatgAACAAGCAGCAGAAACAACAGAAAGCGACAATAACCAGCAGCGGCAACAACAAGTCggagcagcaacaacaagcagccgcaaaaaaaagcaaaagcaacaacaagcaccAGCGacaacaagcaaaagcaacaacaagcagcatcAACAACAAGCAACGGAAACAggcaaaagcaacaacaagcaaaagctacaacaagcagcagcaacaacaagcaaaagcgacaacaagcagcagcaaaaacaagcaaaagcaacaacaagcagcggcaacaacaagcagcagcagcaaaaagCATCGTCGACAACAAGCAGCTACAGTAGCAACAACAAGcgacagcaacaacaagcagaagcaacaacaagcagcagcaacaacaagcaaaagcaacaacaagcagcagcaacaacaagc caaaagcaacaacaaacAGCAgtaacaacaagcagcagcaacaacaagcagcagcaacaacaagcagctgAAGCTGCGACGAAAAGCAAAAGCAataacaagcagcagcagcaacaacaagtaACAGCCACGACAAGCAGTAGCAGCAACAAGCAGCAACAGCAAAAAGCAGcggcaacaacaagcagctgcagcagcgacaaaaagcaaaagcaacaacaagcaaca cagcaacaacaaacagcagcaacaacaagcagcggcaacaacaagcagcggCAACAACAAGCGGCTGAAGCTGCGACGAAAAGCAAAAGCAataacaagcagcagcagcaagaATTAGcggcaacaacaagcagctgCAGTGTCGACAaaaagcaaaagcaacaacaagcagcagcaacaacaagcagcagtaACAACAAGCAGCGGCATAAACAAGCAACAGGAACAACAAACAACGAAAATAACAAGCAACA cagcagcaacaacaagcagccgcaaaaaaaagcaaaagcaacaacaagcaccAGGGACAACAAGCAAAAGCTACAACAAGCAGCATCAACAAcaagcaacagcaacaacaggcaaaagcaacaacaagcaaaagcaacaataagcagcagcaacaacaagcataAGAGAcgacaagcagcagcaacaacaagcaaaagcaacaacaagcagcagcaacaacaagcagctgAAGCTGCGACGAAAAGCAAAAGCAataacaagcagcagcagcgaaaAGCAGCGGCAACAACGAACAGCTGCAGCAGCGACAAAAAGcgaaagcaacaacaagcagcagcaacaacaagcg cagcaacaacaagcaagagcaacaacaagcagcagcaacaacaagcgaCTGCAGCTGCAACAAAtagcaaaagcaacaacaagcagcagcaacgacAAGCAAAAGCAACGACAAGCAGCAgtaacaacaagcagcagcaacaacaagcagcagcaacaacaagcagcggcaacaacaagcagctgAGGCTGCGACGGAAAGCAGAAGCAataacaagcagcagcagcaaaaagCAGCGACAAAAACAAGCAGCTGCAGCAGCGACAAGAAGCAAAAGCAataacaagcagcagcaacaacaagcagtagcagcaacaacaa cggcaacaacaagcagctgCAGCAGCAACAAAAAGCAAGAGCAACAAcgagcaacagcaacaacaagcagcagcaacaacaagcagcagcagcaacaacaaatAACAGCCACAATAACCAgtagcaacaacaagcagcaacAGCAAAAAGCAGtggcaacaacaagcagctgCAGCAGCGACAAAAAGCAAgagcaacaacaagcaacagcgacaacaagcagcagcaacaacaagcagcagcaacaacaagcagcagcaacaacaagcagcagcagcaagaAGCATCAGCGACAACGAGCAGCTACAgtagcaacaacaagcagtagcaacaacaagcagcagcaacaacaagcaaaagcaacaacaagcagcagcaacaacaagcagcagcagcaaaaagCATCGTcgacaacaagcagcagcagcaacaacaagcagccgcaaaaaaaagcacaagcaacaacaagcaccAGCGACAACAAGcgaaagcaacaacaagcagcatcAACAACAAGCGACGGAAACAggcaaaagcaacaacaagcaaaagcaacaacaagcagcagcaaccaCAAGCAAAAGcgacaacaagcagcagcaacaacaagcaaaagcaacaacaagcagcagcaacaacaagcagcagcagcaaaaagCATCGTcgacaacaagcagcagcagcaacaaaaAGCAGccgcaaaaaaaagaaaaagcaacaacaagcaccAGCGacaacaagcaaaagcaaacacaagcagcagcaacaacaagcaacagcaacaacaggcagaagcaacaacaagcaaaagcGACAataagcagcagcaacaacaagcaaaagAGAcgacaagcagcagcaacaacaaccaAAAGcgacaacaagcagcagcaacaacaagcaaaagcaacaacaagcagcagcaactacaagcagcagcagcaaaaagCATTGTcgacaacaagcagcagcagcaacaacaagcagccgcaaaaagaaaaaaaagcaacaacaagcaccAGCGACAACAAGCAAAAggaacaacaagcagcagcaacaacaagcaacagcaacaaccgGCAAAT CAGAAACAACAAGCAGcggcaacaacaagcagcaacaacaacaagcagcTCAAGCTGCGACGAAAAGCAAAAGCAataacaagcagcagcagcaaaaagcagcagcaacaacaagcagctgCAGTGGCGACAGAAAggaaaagcaacaacaagcagcagcaacaacaagcagcagcaacaacaagcagcagcgacaacaagcaaaagcaacaacaagcagcatcAACAACAAGCGACGGGAACAGGCagaagcaacaacaagcaaaagcaacaacaagcagcagcaacaacaagcaaaagcgacaacaagcagcagcaacaacgaGCAatagcaacaacaagcagcagcaacaacaagcagcagtaACAACAAGCAGCGTCATAAACAAGCAGCAGGAACAACAAACAGCGACAATAACAAGCAGCAgtaacaacaagcagcagcatgAACAAGCAGCAGAAACAACAAAAAGCGACAATAACAAGCAGcggcaacaacaagcagccgcaaaaaaaagcaaaagcaacaacaagcaccAGCGACAACAAGCAAAAGCTACAACAAGCAGCATCGACAAcaagcaacagcaacaacaggcAAAAGCAACAAGCAAAAGCAATAACAAGCAGCAgtaa